One part of the Phragmites australis chromosome 3, lpPhrAust1.1, whole genome shotgun sequence genome encodes these proteins:
- the LOC133913400 gene encoding cold-regulated 413 plasma membrane protein 1-like has product MGFASYLEMKTGPAGGGASEAAQALVEADLRDLSVAARKLANHALVLGGGLGFGFGTSFLKWLAFVAAVYLLILDRTNWKTNMLTALLVPYIFFTLPHVLFSLMRGEVGRWIAIIAIILRLFFPRHFPDWLELPGAIILLTVVAPSLFADTFWGNLVGVFICLGIGCYLLQEHIRASGGFRNAFTKGNGVSNSIGILLLFIYPVWALVLHFL; this is encoded by the exons ATGGGGTTCGCGTCGTACCTGGAGATGAAGACGGGcccggcgggcggcggcgcgtcggaggcggcGCAGGCGCTGGTCGAGGCGGACCTGCGGGACCTAAGCGTCGCCGCGCGGAAGCTCGCCAACCACGCGCTCGTCCTCGGCGGCGGGCTCGGGTTCGGGTTCGGCACATCCTTCCTCAAGTGGCTCGCCTTCGTCGCCGCAGT GTACCTCTTGATATTGGACCGCACAAACTGGAAGACCAACATGCTGACAGCTCTCTTGGTCCCTTACATTTTCTTCACCCTGCCTCATGTGCTGTTTTCTCTGATGAG AGGAGAGGTGGGAAGATGGATTGCGATTATTGCGATTATTCTACGGCTCTTCTTTCCACGCCACTTCCCTG ATTGGTTAGAGCTGCCTGGTGCAATCATCCTTCTCACAGTGGTTGCCCCAAGCCTCTTTGCGGACACCTTCTGGGGCAACTTGGTCGGTGTCTTCATATGCCTCGGAATTGGATGCTACCTGCTACAAGAGCACATCAGGGCATCAGGTGGATTCAGGAATGCCTTCACGAAGGGCAATGGCGTGTCGAACAGCATCGGCATCCTTCTGCTCTTTATCTACCCTGTCTGGGCCCTGGTGCTGCACTTCCTGTAG
- the LOC133913399 gene encoding CASP-like protein 5C1 — MENVDRAGAGAVGSAGSLGLRVGQAAFSSASLLFMSVGVEFFSYTAFCFLVTIMGLVIPWSCTLAMIDVYSILVGCPLRVPGVMVIVVVGDWVLSILSFAAACSSAAVIDLLLQFHGSHCSPRFCGRYQLSAMMAFLSWFLTAASAVFNFWFIASR, encoded by the exons ATGGAGAACGTAGATAGGGCGGGGGCAGGGGCCGTCGGCAGCGCCGGCAGCCTCGGCCTCCGCGTCGGGCAGGCTGCCTTCTCGTCGGCGTCCCTGCTGTTCATGTCCGTCGGCGTCGAGTTCTTCAGCTACACCGCCTTCTG CTTCCTGGTCACGATCATGGGTCTGGTCATCCCCTGGAGCTGCACGCTCGCCATGATCGACGTGTACTCCATACTTGTAGGATGCCCTCTTCGCGTGCCTGGCGTCATGGTTATCGTTGTTGTGGGAGACTGG GTCCTGTCGATACTCTCGTTTGCAGCTGCCTGCTCGAGCGCCGCGGTCATCGATCTCCTCCTCCAATTCCACGGATCCCACTGTTCCCCGAGGTTCTGCGGGAGGTACCAGTTGTCTGCCATGATGGCGTTCTTGTCCTGGTTCTTGACGGCTGCTTCAGCGGTCTTCAACTTCTGGTTCATCGCCTCCCGATGA